A stretch of DNA from Rhizobium sp. N324:
AGAACACCATCGCCGACGAGGGGTTCTGATGCTGTCGCAGGACGAAATCCAGGCGGCCGCCGAAAGCCTCGACCGGGCCGAGCGGACGCGTGTCCAAACCGGGCTCCTGTCGCTGAAATATCCCGCCATGGACATGGACGACGCCTATGCGGTGCAAGCCGCCTGGGTCAAGAAAAAGATCGCCGGCGGCCGCAAGCCGATCGGCTGGAAGATCGGGCTGACATCGAAGGCGATGCAGTATGCCCTCAACATCGACATCCCCGATTCCGGCGTGCTCATCGACGATATGGTCTTCGAAGACGGCGCGACCGTACCGGCTGACCGTTTCATCCAGCCGCGCATCGAAGCCGAGATCGCCTTCGTGATGAAGGCTCCACTCAAAGGGCCAAACGTCTCGATCTTCGATGTCTTGAACGCCACCGACTACGTGACGCCGGCGCTTGAAATCCTCGATACGCGCATCCTCCGGGTCGATCCCGATACGAAGAAAGCGCGCACCATCGTCGACACGATTTCCGACAATGCCGCCAATGCCGGCATCGTCACCGGCGGCCGCGC
This window harbors:
- the hpaH gene encoding 2-oxo-hept-4-ene-1,7-dioate hydratase, translated to MLSQDEIQAAAESLDRAERTRVQTGLLSLKYPAMDMDDAYAVQAAWVKKKIAGGRKPIGWKIGLTSKAMQYALNIDIPDSGVLIDDMVFEDGATVPADRFIQPRIEAEIAFVMKAPLKGPNVSIFDVLNATDYVTPALEILDTRILRVDPDTKKARTIVDTISDNAANAGIVTGGRAVKPDQIDMRWMGAIVSRNAEVEETGLGAGVLNQPARGVAWLANRLAQYGDGIEAGQIVLAGSFIRPIEARHGDTIHADFGPYGSVSLYFA